A single Endozoicomonas sp. NE40 DNA region contains:
- a CDS encoding bile acid:sodium symporter family protein, translating into MFGVALPLKVDDFTRIIKKPKAPVVGMVAQFMLLPGLSTLAAYILNVPAEYAAGMILIACCPGGSISNMVTYLARGNVAVSVSMSAASSLMAIFMTPFNFAFYGSLLPQTQGMIQSIAIDASNILLLIITILAIPMVAGMYIGNRFPRFVAMAEKPFRVLTFTVLLVVVLGILSQNLEALKLFGAMLAALLIGQNAMAMLVGYLSARMTGLPVPDQRAITFEVGIQNSVLGVAIIVTFYPDMFGMLQIVGMWGMWHLVSGLILAHIWSRKSITSKAEPVLEVKAG; encoded by the coding sequence ATGTTTGGCGTCGCGCTTCCTCTGAAAGTGGATGACTTTACCCGAATCATCAAAAAGCCAAAAGCGCCTGTGGTTGGAATGGTGGCCCAGTTTATGTTGTTACCCGGGCTGAGTACGTTGGCGGCTTATATCTTAAACGTTCCGGCAGAATATGCGGCAGGGATGATTCTTATCGCCTGCTGTCCTGGTGGAAGTATCTCAAATATGGTGACTTACCTTGCCCGGGGTAATGTCGCTGTATCTGTCAGTATGTCGGCAGCGTCGAGTTTGATGGCCATTTTTATGACACCTTTCAACTTTGCTTTTTATGGAAGTCTTCTGCCGCAAACTCAGGGAATGATCCAGTCTATTGCAATAGACGCCTCTAATATTTTACTTCTGATTATTACTATTCTGGCGATCCCTATGGTGGCTGGTATGTATATTGGCAATCGCTTTCCACGATTTGTTGCTATGGCTGAAAAGCCGTTCAGAGTTTTAACATTTACTGTATTGCTGGTTGTTGTTCTTGGAATATTGTCGCAGAACCTGGAGGCATTAAAGCTGTTTGGCGCTATGTTGGCAGCCCTTCTGATTGGGCAGAATGCTATGGCGATGCTTGTTGGTTACCTTTCAGCAAGAATGACAGGCTTGCCAGTACCTGATCAGCGTGCGATCACTTTTGAGGTAGGCATACAAAACTCTGTACTGGGCGTTGCCATTATTGTGACGTTTTATCCGGATATGTTTGGCATGCTCCAGATTGTTGGAATGTGGGGCATGTGGCATCTTGTGTCCGGATTGATTCTGGCTCATATCTGGAGTCGTAAAAGTATTACGTCCAAAGCTGAGCCGGTTTTGGAAGTGAAAGCTGGCTAA
- a CDS encoding TetR/AcrR family transcriptional regulator codes for MQSRSKKRVESILEVTASLLVEKGYESLTAVGIAEKAKIPVASLYQYYPNKEAVIYALCESMINDVMQRFDDYENFESHKLGIWELLELIGEQEYANPANHKLEFELNRAMIAMPQLSELHESFDERISKRFSSILKYYGSKWSIDELVNLSRIVFRMGTTYFEHINNNRENPTLAKQSKELIMKAMGSLIQDCLHEPATA; via the coding sequence GTGCAAAGCCGATCAAAAAAACGTGTTGAGTCGATTTTAGAGGTGACCGCATCCTTACTGGTAGAGAAAGGTTATGAGTCACTGACAGCAGTAGGTATAGCTGAGAAAGCCAAAATTCCAGTCGCATCTCTCTACCAGTATTATCCCAACAAAGAGGCTGTTATCTATGCACTGTGTGAAAGCATGATTAATGACGTGATGCAAAGGTTTGACGACTACGAAAACTTTGAGTCTCATAAACTGGGTATCTGGGAACTTCTCGAATTGATTGGTGAACAGGAGTACGCTAACCCGGCTAATCATAAGCTTGAATTTGAACTCAACAGGGCAATGATTGCCATGCCACAACTGTCAGAACTTCATGAATCATTTGACGAGCGCATATCAAAACGCTTTTCTTCAATCCTGAAATACTATGGTTCAAAATGGAGCATTGATGAATTGGTCAACTTATCACGCATTGTCTTCAGAATGGGGACAACTTATTTTGAGCACATTAACAATAACCGGGAAAATCCAACTCTGGCAAAGCAGAGCAAAGAATTGATAATGAAAGCAATGGGGTCACTGATTCAAGACTGTCTGCATGAGCCAGCAACCGCCTAA
- a CDS encoding DUF2799 domain-containing protein: MRILPLALAATVVLAGCSSLPSPKSLAEAGNWEQLGQQDGQQGIDQRRPAQLSELAPSNNQAVTQYRAGYRIGIQEFCTEDNAFSAGLSGRMYNGQCSFSPNEEAIRVNWENGLEEYYVLQEEMED, translated from the coding sequence ATGAGAATTTTGCCTCTTGCCCTAGCGGCTACTGTTGTACTGGCTGGTTGTTCCAGCCTGCCATCCCCAAAAAGCCTGGCTGAAGCTGGTAACTGGGAGCAACTGGGTCAGCAGGATGGTCAGCAAGGTATTGACCAGCGTCGTCCAGCACAGCTGTCTGAACTGGCTCCTTCAAACAACCAGGCTGTTACTCAGTACCGTGCAGGCTACAGAATTGGTATTCAAGAGTTCTGTACTGAAGACAATGCCTTCTCTGCGGGTCTGTCCGGTCGCATGTACAACGGTCAGTGCTCTTTCAGCCCGAACGAAGAAGCTATTCGCGTAAACTGGGAAAATGGCCTGGAAGAATACTACGTTCTGCAGGAAGAAATGGAAGATTAA